In Nitrosospira briensis C-128, a genomic segment contains:
- the lnt gene encoding apolipoprotein N-acyltransferase: MRTEFSISFLVGALTVLGFAPFYLFPIPLFMLALLCRFWRRSATPFDAAMLGFSFGMGMFSAGVTWIYVSLHDFGGMPMAAAVFALFVLCAYLALFPALTGWVLKKLPIASAYVWFLAAGALWGLSDWLRSVLFTGFPWLTLGYSQAPQSPLGGFAPVIGVYGVSMILVCSSALMCLLFEREFRKKNYLLTLFAIWIAGFGLQHVRWTEPQGEPVTVSLLQGNISQDMKWRADQLVNSLERYAALTLESNSRLIVTPEISIPLYRKEVPASYLAQLAAHARQNDGDILVGMVEVPEDGHGFYNSMFSFGTSPDQSYRKHHLVPFGEFIPLKFLFGWVVNVFPLSDFSRGGLDQKPMNIAGQRVAVNICYEDVFGEEIIQQLPEATLLANVSNDAWFGRSIGPRQHLQISQMRALETGRYMLRATNTGVTAIINERGIVLQEAEVFTTTALHGLAQGYTGATPYVRFGNSLLWGLAGIILLIALLPVFRGTRKNL, encoded by the coding sequence ATCCGCACGGAATTCAGTATTTCCTTTCTGGTCGGCGCACTTACCGTTCTCGGTTTTGCGCCGTTTTATCTTTTTCCGATTCCCCTTTTCATGCTCGCATTGCTGTGCCGTTTTTGGCGCAGAAGCGCGACGCCCTTCGATGCGGCAATGCTGGGTTTCTCTTTCGGCATGGGCATGTTCAGCGCGGGAGTGACCTGGATTTACGTGAGCCTGCATGATTTTGGCGGTATGCCGATGGCGGCCGCGGTGTTCGCGCTATTTGTCTTGTGCGCTTATCTCGCACTGTTCCCCGCGCTGACAGGCTGGGTACTGAAAAAACTCCCGATCGCTTCGGCCTACGTCTGGTTTTTGGCTGCCGGCGCGCTGTGGGGGCTCTCCGACTGGTTGCGCAGCGTATTGTTCACCGGTTTCCCATGGCTGACGTTGGGCTATTCGCAAGCGCCGCAGAGCCCGCTGGGCGGTTTTGCTCCAGTAATAGGCGTCTATGGCGTATCAATGATACTGGTCTGCAGTTCGGCGCTCATGTGCCTGCTTTTTGAAAGAGAATTCCGCAAAAAAAATTATCTGCTCACGCTGTTCGCTATCTGGATTGCCGGCTTCGGCTTGCAGCATGTCCGGTGGACTGAACCACAAGGCGAGCCGGTAACGGTGAGCCTACTGCAAGGGAATATCTCCCAGGACATGAAGTGGCGCGCGGATCAACTCGTCAATTCCCTGGAAAGGTATGCCGCCCTTACACTGGAGAGTAACAGCCGCCTGATTGTCACACCGGAAATCTCCATACCGCTGTATCGTAAGGAGGTGCCGGCCAGTTACCTGGCGCAACTCGCCGCGCATGCGCGTCAGAATGACGGTGACATCCTGGTCGGCATGGTTGAAGTGCCGGAGGATGGCCATGGATTCTATAATTCCATGTTCAGCTTTGGCACTTCGCCCGATCAGAGCTACCGAAAACACCACCTGGTCCCGTTCGGTGAATTTATTCCCCTGAAATTCCTGTTCGGCTGGGTCGTCAATGTATTTCCATTGTCCGATTTCTCGCGCGGCGGCCTCGACCAGAAACCCATGAATATTGCCGGGCAAAGAGTGGCAGTGAACATCTGTTATGAAGATGTATTCGGTGAGGAAATAATTCAGCAACTGCCAGAAGCGACGTTGCTCGCCAACGTCAGCAATGATGCCTGGTTCGGCCGGTCCATCGGTCCGCGGCAGCACTTGCAGATTTCACAAATGCGCGCGCTGGAAACCGGCCGTTATATGCTGCGTGCCACCAACACAGGGGTTACCGCGATCATCAACGAGCGCGGTATCGTGCTGCAGGAAGCGGAAGTTTTTACCACAACCGCACTACATGGCTTGGCGCAGGGTTATACCGGTGCAACACCCTATGTCCGGTTCGGCAATAGTCTGCTATGGGGCCTTGCTGGAATAATACTTTTGATCGCCTTGTTGCCGGTTTTTCGCGGTACGCGTAAAAACCTGTAA